In Citrus sinensis cultivar Valencia sweet orange chromosome 3, DVS_A1.0, whole genome shotgun sequence, the sequence GGAAGGGAATGAGTGACATGGACTCGACCTGCTGACTGCCTCTTTGAGAAATTTCACCTTTCATGCACACGTGGAGCAAGGACATTGGTCGCTTATGACGGTTAGTATGAAGGACATATTAACTAATTACTTTTAGCTATATTGAAACTTCAATCAACCATCATCTTTGCATATATATGGGTTTAGTCATTAAGCATTGTTCAAAGTTGAATGATAGGCGTCGAGAGGCTGCAGTTTCATCGCCTATCATTATGCAAGCAGCATTTAGATTTCACTTCTGCCTTTTTCCACATGCATAACATACTGTGTCTTCGTGCCAGACCAAATTTTCAATAGGTCATCTTGCAGTTATGCCATGTGAAAAACATCTTTTGCCATTTAACTAATTATAGTGGCCCTCCCCAACAAATCATGCATCACAATTGTCTTACTACAGTACAAATATCTTGAGATTAGTGGGATCCATGCCATGTGCAACATCATGAAGGAGATTCGCAGGATCCGTCCAAGAGTTATACTGCAGATTACATTTATGGGGGCCAGATTCAAAGAAAGGTCCCTCGCTTTAATTTATCAACCGTATCATTTGAGTGATTTGGATGTGCAATCATTTTACAACAAACAGCAATTTCTGGAGATTTTTGTTCATGTTCAGAGGCAGATGATAAAATCTGGTGTATTTTATCTGAGAATGAACAAATGACCTTCgaacaaatatgaaaaatagcaTTCACATTTGTGCAGCTTTAATGTTCCTTTATGACAGTCTAATTCAGTGGTGAATTCCTCAGCTATCAACATATAGTTATGCTTAGTCCCTAAACCTACAACACGATTTAAAAAAGAGAGTAGGTCCTGGTTGCTGTCATTGTCCTTTCTGTAGAGACATAGAGAGAGAAGAGTGATGTTTTGCCCCCACAAATATAACCAGAGATAAACCCATTACCGTCTTTGGTGCATCCATATTGGCAATCTCCGTCTTCAGAGTAAATGAGAGTTGTCCCAGTCTTGGCAACAACAGTGTCAAGAGATaaagtaatataattatcaTCACAGGTGTCACAGCTCtttcttcatcataaaaaattggATGCAACCATGAATCTGCAGGGGTCATGTCATTGGAAACCCCACTTCCTCCATTAACAAAGCCCATGTGGAGCACGGGGTTGATATTGGTAGTCACAGCACTAACATTTACCTTGTCAAACTACGAATCAGGTTAAATAAGAAAGGGTTTACAGGTGTATGACCATCCAAAACTTGTATATAAACTTCTTTCAGAGCTACTTAAATGACACAAGGGACTGGATTATAAACTGAGCATACATGTTCAGCTCTATGTGCCATCACTGTTCGAGAGAACAGGGATATAACAGCGATCAGCACCAGTAGAGCTACAAGGAATTTGTTTGTTGCCTGAAGCCTACCTACTTTCATCATGCAATTGGGATTCACTAACATTTTAGCGGCAGCCATAAATGATCCTCAGTTTACTTAGGGTGTGGCATAAAATTTCTGATGGCCATGCAGCAAAGATACAATCCCAAAGAGGAATTGCTTGCCGCGGAGTGGATTATAGAAATAATGATTctgagattggtttgattcaaaagaaataCTCTCCACTCACCCCCACCAAATAGCAAACAAAGTATAGAAACAGGAATATGCCTTGATCCTAACAGAATTTAATCCATAATCCTGAAAAAAGTTTGTCATATTTTGCACAAGTTAACATTGTACACATCGAGTATGCATAGACACTTTAATATTGTGGTCCCCGAATTCTGAGTCACCTTGACCCAAGGTACATGAACCTATTAACCAGTTGCTACTTTTCTGCATTTTACATTTACTGAAAAAAGtacaataaacaaaatgacaaGGCATATACAGTTACAGGTATCGTTGGGTTTCATAAACACTTTAATATTGTGGACCTTGTGGTCCACGAATTCTGAGTCACCTTGACCCAAGGTACAGGATACTATTAACCAGGTGCTACTTTTCTGCATTTTacatttactaaaaaaatacaatgaacaaaatgaaaaggtTCCATGTcagtgcatttattttatcatattattaatGCATGacattaatccatttaaaagaAGAACACAACTGTGTATGTCATTAACTAAAAATACAGATGATATAGCAGTGGGTAATTACTTTCAAACCTTAACCTAATCAAACAACTATGCCTGCTCTATCCGTTGGGCAATCAAGTTCACTGCAGCATTTGCCGATGAGAACGCCCCATGAAAGCTTTCCTGATAGGAAATAGATTCCAATTCCGAAGCCATCTTCAATAAAATCTCACCTAAATCAGTTCGTTTCTCTAGCAATGATTCATAGTAGGAATGGGCAGCAACCTTGCTGATTTCCACATTGGTTGGCTCGGGGCAGTACTCATCATCCAACCATTTGTGCAGTGTAAACCTGAGCCACTCTGATTCCTGCACAGATACTAGGAAGCATCAATATACAACCACCCAGTCCCCAATCTCGCAATTGACACAAATGCCCTCGCATATGCCCACGAGCACACACAGAGGCACAAATTAGAAACAATTAGCGCTTCATCAACAGATTACCCAATTTATCCATCAAAAGATTACTCAATCAGACTAAATTATTTCAAGctcacaaagaaaaagaagtacCTCTAAGGCCTTGGGAGGGTGGAGCCAATTGACAGGGACGCTAAGTTCTTGAACGGGTGACTCTGGGTTCAGATCTTCTTCATTGCTTCGTGGGTTTGAATAAAGCTGAGATCTCGTAATTGTGGGAAAACGAAGAGGTCGAATTGGAAGGAAATTTGGTTGCGATAAGACGGAGAAATGATTGGGAAGATTAACGGTAATTAAGCTTAAATTTGGGATGACTGTATTTGTAGGGCTTACCCAAGGACTAAACAAGGACCTCATTGTTTGAGTTTTTTGAGATTTTCTTGCCTATTTGTTCTCTTACTGTGAATGTTAACTTTGTCTAGAGGTTCTTTCAGGCGGGAGCTCTGTCAATTGGCGGGAATGATAAGGAGGATAGTTAGTTAGGGTTTGGCTTGTGagcggaaaaaaaaaatgaaagggaaagaaaaaacGCTGTCGTGTAGATAActtttaaccaaaaataatattattataggggaaaatatataaaaaaaaattattattcgtataccctaaatttatgtttttattaaaaatattataatattttaagtgtGTATCAATCATTCAccttaaattgataaaagttATCTGCCGTCTACTAAATCGTTAGctgccgtttgaaagttaacggaacAGTAACGAATTAGcgattttatccttaaaaattatcacttgtatacccttaaaatttcttattattacttatatacccttaaattatcacttgtatcatataaAAAGATTAGGTTATCCCTCTGACgtcatcatatttaaatggCAACTAACAGTTTGATGGACGGtagatatattttgtcaatttaagATAAATGATTGATATACCCTAAAAATATtgtagtaaatttaataacgGAGTAAACTAAAGGTATACAATTGATAATTTCCcctataaaaattataacttagTTATAACTTATACGGTAGACAATAGCGGCAGCAAAGTATagttaaaaacaaagaaaaaaaatgatataacaAGAATTTTAAGTTGCAGCATCAATTGTGGCCGCCACCACCCCTGCACGATAACTGTGATTCAGGGAAATCAAAAGACCAAAACAGTCGAATCCCTTgtttactttaataaattcagaAACATCCTTTATTTTGCATAACGAAAACATGCAGGTTCATATAATGGGCATAGTTTCCCGCTTAAAAGAAAACGGAACATTTTGTTTAGCAATATCAACATGCTTTGAGTACATAAACTGCATTAGCATGATATTAGAGATATAAAGGCTGCAATCATATCATGAACAGATGAGGTGGACACGCAAGTAAACCTCCAGAAAAAGCTACTGAGGAGGTGTTGGATTTGGTGAGCTTGGAATCACCCCGTCGATGTCTTCCTTTGGGCAGATGAACATTCTTCGTACCGCACACTGAAAGTCCCTGCATTTATAGCATGCAACCACAAGCTCAGTTAACAGCCAAGTCATAGGCATATGCAATAAAACAACGTTAGAAGGTTTTGCTACTTAACTGCCATGGGTTGTCTCCAACTAGCATCATGTCCCCTTCATCATCCATGTATGCAATGTGAAATCCGCTATTCCCATCAATCAAACTTCCGTTGAAGTCAAACATCTGGTCAAGCTCAGAAATGAGTTCATCGTACCCATGAAATTGAGTGAGATCCACTGACCTTCCAAGAGCAGTTCCAAACTTGATCACCTGAACGGAACAGAAACAGACAGAATTCCCCATATTACCTTCCAAAACTATTAAACTTGATGATACTGGTTTTAATCGTTCAACTAGCAGCAATTCTTCCTTCATGCTGCTTCCAAACACATGGCAAGAGGTATGGTACCTTGGTGCAGCTCCTGGATACATAGCAATTCTTGCATTGCTTTTCAGAAAGGATGCCAGATACACTCTTAGATGGCTCTGAAACTTGGATAGTTTCGGAAATGCTTGACTGAGATGTTGGAGGGACAGAACAAGGACTTTCAAGCTCATTGGAAGTGGCCATTTGTGGTGAAGGGAGCTCCGGTGGACTGTTGACTAAATTGACTCCAAAAAGCATGTATCTGCTGCCACCATTTGGTTGAGCTAGTGGTGTTCTATTTTCATCCTTCAGTTCCAAGGCCATGCACATCTGAGACCCAGAATTCTCAGAGCTGGCATTGGGAACTGATAAGTTTTTGCTTTGAGCAGCAGTTTCGCAAACTTCATAAGGTGCGAATGGTGATGCAGGCCAGTGATTAGAAAGACCAGGACTCATTAGGCTTCCACCAGGAAGTGACACCATGCGGTTGAGACACATATAAAATGGGTCATGCATTGGAAACTTCAGCTTATTCTCCAAGCCTGATTGCATTTGGGCCCAAACAGGATTTGGCGGACGCACCAAAGATGGCAATAATGGTGTTTTAGCTGCGCCCAATGCCTTAACACCAGTGACCCTGTTTTCTTGACCTTGGAAGACCCCTGAATGACATTTCGGTATTTACGCAGAAAACTTCAGAAAGAATCctgttacaaaataaaaagatgtaATAGCTAAGGATTGCTGACCATTACTGAACAAGGAGGAAAACCAAGGTGATGATGCATCATTTGGGCGCAGCCTCTTCTGTTGGTGTTGCACAGAAGCAGGCCTCTTGTGGGTTCTTTCTATTGGCTCTATGTTCCAAGGAGAAACTCTAGCTGGCCGCGTTATTGAATCTGTTGTGGCATCCCATTTCACctaaaaaaatcaacagaATAAATTCACCAGAAAAACATGAAAGCAACAAAGTCCCGATCTTGAGTAGCATAAATGAGAAGCTTACCTTAAGACACCTCCATTCCGAAGCAGGCCACCTAATGTGATCAACATCTTCAGTACCAACAACAGTGCCAGCAATTCTggtttagaaaattattagaaaattataatcctccgtaagaaaaaaaactatatattgatggtttttcaaaattaattttgaatcctGCAAAAAGCTTCTTTCATCTGCTCAATCATGCACTTACAAGTCATAGCATGCCATCgctaaaattttgaactatGTTTAGTTCATTTTTCTAATCTGCTGGTTAGTTTTATGGGGGTTATATTATTCCAATGGCAAGGAAAGgagaggggggaaaaaaaaaaagcaattgtGGAAGAAAGACTGTAAGAGACAGAAGATAGAAAAAAGGCTTGGCCTGCACCTCTGGTCTGCGCACTCTTCGCCTTCAAATACCATTCGGAATCTTGTACCAATAGAATAGTCAATTTCAGCTGACTTCATGTATTGACTAAAAGGTACGAGAAATTCAGCAGGACGTGTCCTGCAAAAATGTATAAACCAAATATTGTTAATTCTGTTGTAACAGATTGTAAGTGTATCGCATTGGATCAGCTAAATTTATAATCCTTGCTTTCTTAAATTTGACTTCACGAGTCACTGAATCTTAAACCATCATGAACTTACCATGGATGGTAGTAAACGGTAAACCTCGTCCCGGTAGAAATGGCATGAAAAGCCCCTGCAAGTATTCCATGCTGCATGCTGAGGCTGGATATGACCGACGTTGATGCATTATTCTGAAGTTTCATCGCACGACGTACCCCGACACGAAGCTCTCCATCTCCTCCCCTGAATACagatatcaatattattattcactAGACACATCAACAGATATCGGTCCAATTGAAACAGCTAATGGAAACAAAAAACCTCAATTATACAAAACACAGAACCGCATGACTATATATGCAAGCTACAGAATGAAACTTGTACTTTAAGCAAAAACTTAGTACATGAAATTTGTGGGATATAAAACAAAACGGGTGGTACAGACACATACAAACACTCACAGAAAGACATTACACTATCGACACATACAACTTTGTGCTTGTGTGTTTGAATTGAACAAGTGCGtgagagaagagagaagaaCCTGAGGAAGATACACACATCCCCAGCGACAAGCTTCTTTGAAGTTACAAATACACTCCAACCACTCGTAAGCAAATGTCGCTTTGGCTGACCTACATTAATTATTGGGGCAGGATAAGCAGAAGTTGACTAAGATAGGTTTCATATATAGGGAAATTTAACAGATGCTTAAGAAAGAAGATTGATCAGAAGTACATTCCAGGTTACAAATGCAAGCGGTGTTAAATGCAGAAAACTAAACCAATTTAAAGGGAACATCTTCATGATCTTTGTGATGCAATGAACAGCTAAAATTTATGGTTAAATTACTGCAAAACACGATGTTTCGTGTCAATTGGAAACAGATATAAGTACCACGATAAATATGCCGAAAGCGCCATTCCAACCCATGCAAATCCTTTGCAACCAGTTCTTGTAGTGGGGGATCCTTAGACATATCCTGCAACATCAATAACataattaagatataaatGAAATGGCCTATCTGATTAATTCGCCTCGGCATTTTATTACGAGTGATCATAAAACGGAAAGACCTTATACTTCCATGATGCAAGATTGCAAGGGAATAGTCAGTCGACTTTCATTTTCGCAAATGATTGCAGTAACTATTGAATTGGCTATGTTACAGTACTGAACATCATTAGTGATTATAACAACATTGTTTGGCAGCTTTCGTCTTTCGTCATAAAATTTTAGCAAATCGTTCAAAAAGATTCACAACAAGGATGCAAACCAGTGGTGGAAGGCACTCATCGGCATGTCTCTTAGGAACAGAGAATCCGCCATGTGTGCTGGTGTCAGATGGAGTGAGTTTTTTGCTAAAAGAGCACACATTAAGTTTTGGAGGCAGAGGTGGAGAATTCCCAACTTCCAGACTCAGCTCGTCTATCTGAAAGATAAGTAGGAAAGTGTTAAGATCACTAATTATAGCCAagtaattatcaaataaattgtcATCATCTTAAAATTATGATGTCAGAATTTAATCTGAAGAGCAATATGATTAATCAAGACTCCTGAAGACCGGACATTTGAGACCTTTAAAATTCAGTAGCTTACCTCTGGCCTCGGAAGCAAAGTAATTTGTGCAAACACCTCATCGGTGCCGGGTTCCGCCTGcaagaaatcaaaacaaacCGTCAAGAACATCATCAATAAAATGTTCTTGCAACATAACGTACAGAACAGGAGGTCATAAAATACTAAGTCATGCATCATTCTGGGTCCAGCTTTGATTTGTTTATCTGATTTTACAGAACTGAcgattgaagaagaaagaaaatatatacacCTTCAGTTGAGCATAGACCACCTCACAGAGGATCTTAGGAGGTAAATTGTAAATGGGCAATTCTGCTTTATCATCTTGGCTGTTGTATGCCTCAACCTGTACCGCAGTCAAAACGGGCAATCacaagaaaaatcaaacagtATCCTTCCCGCTAAAGAAAGCCACATGACTTGAATAAAACAATACCGTAATGCTTTTGATAATAGCAATTATGATGCAAAATAACTaacaaaattagaagaatTGAAAACATTCTCCggcattttaaattcaaagaaaagaaaaaacaatacGGGAGAATAGAAAACCTGTTCCATGTGACCTTGAAGAAAGTAGTAAACAATGTCCCCAACACGTGGAACATAAACAAGTGGGCCCGCACATGCACGCCATAGTTCATTATATAGCTCATTTTTGCCACCTGAAATCACAGATTaagactaaaatgaaaaaggaaaaaaaataacggttataaagaaaattatttatgtataaatttttagaaaaaaataaaggcacCGATCAAAATGATGATAGAGTCAAACAAGGAGAACCGATGCAGTTCAGTGATGGCTAAGTGAAGCTATTTGGGAtgactaattaattatttactttgtAAATGAAGTTGGTGAGccaataatataattgtaatatGCGTGCGTGATGAGGTTAAATATGAAATAGTCAAGAAGATAAATTACGAAACACCAAAACTTTACCAGCCTCAGCTGGTTTGTGTTTGGTAGGCAAAGCATCGTCCATGTGCTTTCTGTGGTGAGCAGCCATTCTTCTTGAACCTGACGCTTTTCCTTCTTCACCCACAACGGCCATAATCTCTCTTTTTCActtctcaaaattaaacaataaaagtgATCGATGGTCGCAAATgcaagaggaagaagaagaaagagaaaatgaaaagcttcgcaaataacaaagaaatataaaaaatatgatatatatatgtatgtataacCAGCTGGAggacaaacaaaaaaaatggaaaaagcaGGGAAGACACTGAAGAAGAGTCCTTGAGAGAGAATGAGGCGTCCCGTGTACCTCTACACCACTGTACTTTTTTCACCAACGACACTCCACCATGCACTGCGAGCACCAGCTTAAGCAGCTACCAGGGCCACAATGCGCGTGTTACGTGCGTaggtgatatatatatattatatgctgtgttatatcaataattaattttgtaacgtaacgtttattaaatatatgttatgaTGCAGGGGAGGGGTCGGAGGTTCTGTTTAGCTACCGAGCTTTGGCTCTAGCAGCAGGCAGTAGCTCTAGCTCTGTATTTCGTACAATATCTTTAGTCTTTACTCTGTCTCTGCCTGCTGGCTGGCGATGTTTGCTACTTTTGCACCGATATCTTCGATGCACTTTATTGCCTTCACGCACATGCGCATCACCCTATTTGACTTCTCCGCCGATTTTTTGCTTCTTTCGGTTACTATTTTAGCGTTACACTCACCCTCTCACTTCTCTTCCTCACAGCCCATCCATCAACCgttgatttcattttaatttgatgggatttataatattattatttattgatgattttgttCTCATCTATGGATTTTCTAATTAAGGTGTGATGCAAGTGTGTACACTATTTATTATCATGCCTCCTCAGCCATCaggttttggttttatttgtCATATTAACTAAAATGGCATATTGGGTtttcagaaaacaaaaagaaactgCTCTCAGTGTCATTAAGTTAGGTGCATGGTGTTTTTGTCCTTCTAATAATCTTCTAAGACGAGTGATCAAAGGGTATAAACACAGTTGGCTCAGCGTTATATACACGTGTCcgttaataatttgtttagcAGACAAGGGTTGCCAGCATGCCGAACATCTGGATACCGAGTCTTTTGTCTTCACGCATATCTTCTGCATCATATTTCCATAATCCAGAGttccacacacacacacatatatatatattatatgtacagTATTTTTCCAATAGggatatcttattattttaataataaaataagggataagagataagaaaaatatacatttcAAGACAAGTATTTTGTGTCCTATAATTTATtggtatttatatattttttttctcttttagtgTATTTTGAGGGGgacaaattcaatttcaaaattgggTTATGATTATATGCATATTAGGTCGGATTCGAGTCAATTATGATTGATTTGGGTAATATTCggattttagatttttttggtaaagtattttaaatattagaatattatttaatataattatctcGTTTTACTCCTTTTAACCtcttttgaacaaaaattgaaaactactactataaaatcaaatgaataaaaattaaaataaactactAATACCGGATTGGGTTGAGTCGGATTAGTTTATTTGTTCACTCCTAagattatatttaaaacaaatttttttaatctagtGTCAATTGAATCGGAACGATTTGATCGAGTTCGCCAAAATCGCATTTGATTGGTTTAGAGTTTTCATATGCATTCGATCGaactcaaatttttcaaatcgATGGGTTATTTGCCCGCCCTAGTTTATCCCTTACTATATTAAAGTAAGAGAACCCTTACTCAGCAATGACTCTATATTTCTCCAAGATATAAtccattaattttgaatcaaataTACAAACGGAATATAATATAAACTCTTATCATTCTATTAATGTAAAGAAATTTGTGAGTTGGTTTTCATGCAAATATCATGAATTGTGCACGTAGTTATCATGTAAATAGTGTGTTTTGGATTGATATACTGTATCTTTTAAGGTACAGCTGATATGAAAAAATagttgtaattataaaataaatattaataatatataaaaaatgtaaattttaagtaataattttgataaaattattaaatatataataaatttttctttatataattgaaaaattatatcaacataactttCAAGTTACAgtagttagtgtttaccaaacactttagtattGTATCTTTTAAGTTACACTACCCGACCTCAATATCAAACGCAACCAAAGTAACCTTAAGTAATAGACCAATAGATAGTGCACCAAATGATGCAAGAGACTCTCAGAATGAAGTTCTCTACccatgttaattaattagataaatcaaaattacttGTCAATGAGCAAAGTTGgcttttatttgacttgatgGGATTTTGGTTAAAACTACGCGCAGTGATtgggaaaattgaaaaaaaataaataaaactatgaaCATTGCTGATGCCAAACACTAGCAGAAACGACGAATGGGGTCGGCGTTGTCAAAGGGGCGAGgaaatgaagagaaagaaaacaaaaagccGTAGAGCTGAAAACGATAAAACGTACGCGAAACATGTCGGGGGCAATTATGGAAAAAGGCGGCTCCATGTCACTGCTTCAGGCCTTGAGCTAATCAGCTACGCTGCACTGCTAATCGAACCCCTCGTGCGAGCCTTAAAATTTCCGTCTACACCTAACGCCGTCACCATGCCAACAGCCGCCTGCCCGTCTAGAAACAAACACGTATAAACAAAACTGACAGTTCAAAAAACGACACGTCGTGTGCGCCCACAACACGTGTCCTTTAAAAAGATTTGCCCGTTACGTTTCTTTTTGGAAATAATAGTGATGGTGGTGGGTGCATTCCACGGGGTTAAGCGTcgataaattataaatttttatataaatttatcttatataatttaatataatattaatttattagttaaataaaaatataaaataataataataaattaaaatataaaataataataataaattatgtgagttaaaagatatttaatttaattaattttatcgtgccacattaatttatataaaattttatggctATATCAGTACTTCGAGTGCAAATATATCACGTTTTCTGACTAATGGGAGCAGTTGCTTTTGAATGCCGAGTTTTttatgatgatgaagaatgacgacaaattatatattttgttgactttttaaattaattgtaactCTTAATATCGTATTTTTGTACGGTTAAGTTGAATCAAAGGATCCGAAACAAGGTAAAGGTGGTAATGAAACATTGGTGATATCAAAGGTGTTGTAAAGagtataatgataaaaataaaaaatgaaattgtggaGATTtgacttttgtttgtttatccACTGTTTTTTATTGCGTAGTCATGgattaatttaacttaatcaTAACAGTGTTATTTAGAGAATCAACGttaattttctgttatttCATTCAGTCAGATCCTTAACTACAATCATTctaagaaataaatttcaaataataataacaaaaaagggCCCATTTGGGCCCAACTAGTTCATCTCGATACCCAAAAAGAGATCATGGGCCTAGGCCCATTTCCAGCTTAGAGAGCCACGGGATCTTGTGTTGGCTTAGTATGGAAGAACCCCATTGGTTAAAATCGGGGAGGCGCCAAAATCAAGTGACAACCTAATCCAGTTTCTTAAGCGACTCAGTTTAGTTATAGTAATATGGTAGTGTAAGGATAAGGAAGCAAGCTACTTCCTAGTCCCCAATCCCAGTACTTGCTTGACTTGAATATCTCTCTAGTCTCTAATTTCTGTTGCTGCGCTGCGAAAGCAAGTCTAAATCTTATGGCCATAGCAGTCGCCAATTATTGCTTCTCTGCGGTCACCTCCTCTGTTAAATTCTCTTGCTCCACTTCCTCCCAACGCCGTCTTGCCACCTCACACACATCTCTTGCTTCTGCTAATCATAAGAatcagaattttaaaaattcaccaTCAACTTCTAAATCAAGCACCACTGATGTAATAAACCCTAGcctgggtttttttttt encodes:
- the LOC102626208 gene encoding uncharacterized protein LOC102626208; translated protein: MRSLFSPWVSPTNTVIPNLSLITVNLPNHFSVLSQPNFLPIRPLRFPTITRSQLYSNPRSNEEDLNPESPVQELSVPVNWLHPPKALEESEWLRFTLHKWLDDEYCPEPTNVEISKVAAHSYYESLLEKRTDLGEILLKMASELESISYQESFHGAFSSANAAVNLIAQRIEQA